From Paenibacillus sp. PK3_47, the proteins below share one genomic window:
- a CDS encoding sugar-binding domain-containing protein, with translation MISLEGEWKLQLDKEKQGLQLPFSDVITLPGTTSHARKGPVNEEVLVGSLTDEYLFEGQAWYSKEIEIPEELAGKTAFLYLERTRMTTVWLNGEEIGSRNSLNTAHVYDLTGKLRAGVQTLTVCVNNVDYPTKGGHMTSPDTQTNWNGITGRIELQFYGESYLSGIRLDPDVDTRSVRITASLNGGTAAVVGVEAHSFLENAYSVAEQEFPVSSSDEISIVYELGEDALLWSEFAPNLYNLSIVLKDKNGAVIDRNKLIFGLRAFRTDGDKFTINGEKTFLRGKHDGLIFPLTGYAPTDVNEWVRILSIAKSYGINHYRFHTCCPPEAAFTAADMLGIYMQPELPFWGTVTEPSDEGHNQEEQDYLVSEGYEILKAFGNHPSFVMMSLGNELWGSRTKIDSILKEYKAFDNRPLYTQGSNNHQWVPEVLEHDDFFSGVRFSKNRLFRGSYAMCDAPLGHVQTDLPGTMKDYDDVIVPPSLLDGESSGAEAGGTIQIQYGTEAKTVEAGDASGEWIPQIPVVSHEIGQYATFPDFEEIEKYTGPLKAKNFMVFRDRLEAKGLGHLAAKYFESSGKLAAACYKEELEAAFRSRRLAGFQLLDLQDFSGQGTALVGVLDAFMDSKGMLTAEEWRSFCNDAVLLARFPKFNYASGEPFEASIELSWYRSVSPASLVLEWELAADGLSISKGSAESAVPAGENYVNICQLNVELPAVEVMTKAVLNLQIAGTDIYKTYDLWIYPQQKANPLEGIHVFNELSSEAQSLLAQGENVLFMPRPESLENAIEGFYCTDFWCYPMFRSISESMNRPVPVGTMGLLIDNSHPVFRDFPTEQHSTYPWWNIVENSKSIILDDTDRAWSPIVQTIDNFERNHKLGFLLECKVGAGKLLICALDAGKAGQSPEGRQFLSSLAGYMNSEAFSPEYEASVAELLKVIR, from the coding sequence ATGATCAGCCTGGAAGGTGAATGGAAGTTACAGCTCGACAAAGAAAAGCAGGGACTGCAGCTGCCTTTCTCCGATGTGATTACACTGCCGGGTACGACGTCACATGCCCGTAAGGGACCGGTGAACGAAGAGGTACTGGTGGGCTCGCTGACAGATGAATACCTTTTTGAAGGACAGGCCTGGTACTCGAAGGAGATTGAAATTCCGGAAGAGCTTGCCGGAAAAACCGCGTTCCTGTATCTTGAGCGTACACGGATGACTACAGTATGGCTGAACGGTGAAGAAATCGGCAGCCGCAACAGTCTGAACACCGCACATGTATATGATTTGACCGGCAAGCTCCGGGCAGGAGTGCAAACGCTAACGGTTTGTGTCAACAATGTGGACTATCCAACCAAAGGCGGCCATATGACCTCGCCGGATACCCAGACCAACTGGAATGGCATCACCGGACGCATAGAGCTGCAGTTCTACGGAGAGTCGTATCTGAGCGGAATCCGGCTGGATCCGGATGTAGATACGCGGAGTGTCCGGATTACAGCCTCGCTGAATGGCGGGACGGCGGCAGTGGTCGGGGTCGAAGCACACAGCTTTCTCGAAAATGCTTACTCTGTAGCTGAGCAGGAGTTCCCGGTTTCATCTTCAGATGAGATTTCCATTGTGTATGAGCTGGGGGAAGATGCACTGCTCTGGAGCGAGTTCGCGCCTAACCTGTATAACCTCAGCATTGTCCTCAAAGACAAAAACGGTGCAGTCATCGACCGGAACAAGCTGATATTCGGGCTTCGTGCCTTCCGGACAGACGGGGACAAATTTACGATTAACGGTGAAAAAACCTTCCTGCGCGGCAAGCATGACGGGCTGATTTTTCCGCTGACCGGATATGCCCCGACAGATGTTAATGAATGGGTAAGAATCCTGTCGATTGCCAAGTCCTACGGCATCAATCATTACCGGTTCCATACCTGCTGTCCGCCGGAAGCCGCCTTTACTGCCGCAGACATGCTGGGTATCTACATGCAGCCGGAGCTGCCGTTCTGGGGAACGGTCACCGAACCGTCGGATGAGGGCCACAATCAGGAGGAGCAGGATTATCTGGTCAGCGAAGGTTATGAAATTCTGAAAGCGTTCGGCAATCATCCATCCTTTGTCATGATGTCGCTCGGCAATGAGCTGTGGGGCAGCAGAACCAAGATCGATTCTATTCTAAAAGAGTACAAAGCATTCGATAACAGACCCCTGTACACCCAGGGCTCCAATAATCATCAGTGGGTGCCGGAAGTGCTGGAGCATGATGATTTCTTCAGCGGGGTGCGCTTTTCGAAAAACCGGTTGTTCAGAGGCTCTTATGCCATGTGCGATGCTCCACTGGGGCATGTTCAAACTGATCTTCCCGGAACCATGAAGGATTATGACGATGTCATCGTCCCGCCTAGTCTGCTGGATGGTGAGTCTTCCGGAGCGGAGGCAGGAGGCACCATTCAAATCCAGTATGGCACGGAAGCAAAAACTGTTGAGGCTGGAGACGCTTCCGGAGAGTGGATTCCGCAGATTCCGGTAGTTTCCCATGAGATCGGGCAATATGCAACGTTCCCGGACTTTGAGGAAATTGAGAAATATACCGGCCCGCTCAAAGCCAAGAATTTTATGGTTTTCCGTGATCGGCTCGAAGCTAAAGGACTTGGGCATCTCGCAGCCAAATACTTCGAGAGCTCCGGCAAGCTTGCAGCAGCCTGCTATAAAGAAGAATTGGAGGCGGCCTTCCGTTCCAGGAGACTTGCGGGCTTCCAGCTGCTGGATCTGCAGGATTTCAGCGGGCAGGGGACCGCATTGGTCGGCGTTTTGGATGCTTTTATGGATTCCAAGGGCATGTTGACCGCAGAAGAATGGCGTTCGTTCTGCAATGACGCTGTCCTGCTGGCCAGATTCCCGAAATTCAACTATGCATCCGGCGAACCATTCGAGGCCAGTATTGAACTGAGCTGGTACCGGAGCGTCAGTCCTGCCAGTCTTGTGCTTGAATGGGAGCTGGCTGCGGACGGCCTGTCGATCTCCAAAGGCTCTGCGGAGTCTGCGGTTCCTGCTGGAGAGAATTATGTGAACATCTGCCAGCTTAATGTGGAGCTTCCGGCTGTTGAGGTGATGACCAAGGCCGTGCTTAACCTGCAGATCGCCGGAACTGACATTTACAAAACCTATGACTTGTGGATTTACCCGCAGCAAAAGGCTAATCCGCTGGAAGGCATTCACGTATTTAATGAGCTGTCTTCTGAGGCGCAGTCTTTGCTTGCGCAAGGGGAGAACGTGCTGTTCATGCCTAGACCGGAGTCGCTTGAGAATGCAATTGAAGGCTTTTACTGCACCGATTTCTGGTGCTACCCGATGTTCCGTTCGATTTCCGAGAGCATGAACCGCCCGGTACCTGTCGGCACAATGGGGCTGTTGATCGACAACAGTCACCCGGTATTCCGTGATTTCCCGACCGAACAGCATTCCACCTATCCATGGTGGAACATCGTGGAGAACTCGAAATCGATTATTCTGGATGATACGGACCGTGCCTGGAGCCCGATTGTTCAGACCATTGATAACTTTGAGCGTAACCACAAGCTCGGCTTCCTGCTGGAGTGCAAGGTTGGAGCTGGCAAGCTGCTGATCTGCGCCCTGGACGCCGGCAAAGCAGGCCAATCTCCGGAAGGTAGACAGTTCCTGTCCAGTCTGGCCGGTTACATGAACTCCGAGGCGTTCTCACCGGAGTACGAGGCAAGTGTCGCTGAGCTTCTAAAGGTTATTCGTTAA
- a CDS encoding S-layer homology domain-containing protein codes for MNTSKRSFLLFLVITLLLPLSWPGGMAQAEGPPAPVTYPSSAGFSDTQGHNGWSYLKLEGNVYSELTVYDAANKRWQAAPSSPVYPWIKAGEMHPGNTGAAVRAWTAPGNGTVDISGGVRKGDNNGDGMIASIKKNDGVLWSTLITTNTAIDPVQTSGISVAAGDRITFEAGKGGNISNDHTFWSPVIVFTAANTPGPGTDPPETGGLQLPVTESVNTRGGAEHENVNQMMRVPAVNVPASGSQFWVKARLKDGIPDPVNTRHGYVKAELSDYPYGAAGSVTLNVYQTASLAREVPVTLYGLQDSLWAEESITWNNAPQEAGSPLGTQRVKEPGWYTYDITGFVNALLMAGAPNASFRLTDDAAADLNAQFASSRAADYRPYLEFQGGIEGTAPVTADPPAGYVEPGTAVTLSTLTSEAEIYYTVDGSDPRTSGLLYNTPVVITEPLTLKAVARKAGLADSIITSFDYQTAVLEQGGVTNLPDSFYSRPGLETMPVLDYASMKVANVRDFGAKGDGITDDKAAFDQAVDALSAAGGGIVFMPSGRYVFAAPPTPEATAADRRFWDRTGERELHNIHFVGEGESTIIDFRNPGIPSLASGQSYHNTNGVYTGGRPYGWRFAGSDYSLRGFSTTWSPRMDMRSINGPYNIGLSGQNIQVTGLNIDQGGIGIVFWQGSRNIWAVGNEVRNTGADGIHFANTVNVVAAYNYVENSNDDAVGFVSDAPGSNNWPVSENNAALYNTIVRTTWGRGVSAGGIGHRIEHNSIESSLLAGVFTNSLGQGGVSGVPVKDVSIRYNTILWSDQNNRQSNNNNQSSVYKGAVVLNNNAANTAIEHNRIYGNPGNGIFFSAWSSPLQGKDLQVNGNRIAGSGEGAIKINSNAVIDGLEVKDNILLDNNASVLFGGTLSGTLDYSGNKVSQPTVPVKAGFDTVTEASEFTDVFADKAAEPSGTQWEETASAPVNGGIVNVRDYGATGDGTGNDLQAFYDALAAIPDAGGVLYVPAGTYLLQPLEGRDSYPFTAIRHHLLLSGRHNIHITGDGDASVLRFASEDHQGIRLLDVSGVSIRNLRLQLDDQPAQRHNRSLLDISASTNVVVDNVTAERSGGPGISADASTRVSIRDSKVSDSGTAGIELLASRQIEVTGSVVSNSRDNGIHVNKLGSIAREPQYIRIQGNEIRGSRDYGGIGIASGNYIEVADNIISDTHLAGVHLYYTSEAYFLDQVRVTGNTLLNTNSGPGTYHYGAITVLRSMRGNLEISGNHIESTPYAGIAIDQSTLSSLKLGTNSFSGVGGEPVRQSGSTIASFVDLDKQVHIASVTPKPLNSGDWSDWALLVELENSGAAPAGGSLHLDGPEHWKNTVAAVPFEALAPGARTTLVVDVPAPPNTHAVPAELRLSLSSGAEIKTSAQINFLAAAKTNAAPEIDGVIGDDWSKAMPFQLKLPSQYKPVSGGTVPWGGEEDLSAAGFTQWDDSQLYVAVVVQDNIHSQPSTDGSAWMGDSLQFMVDPGRVNGPGSSGYSELLFALPDAGGTVKWRWSAVSGKQPGELINTSAAIVRDEASRTTTYEIAIPWEELLPAEAPAVPSLAGFSLLVNDDDGPGRHGWLEYMSGIGTGKNPNLFGELVLTEVPGGPGNPGGPEEPGGPEEPGGPEFPGGPGNPGGPENPGGPVNPGGPGNPGGPENPGGPVNPGGPQIPVLPGTGAGSNPAQPAVPGTVQSPGVEEDGTNLWMELIPQGDSASGSAKAVLTADALKHYISRAKASAAVSLRIQPLSGAEAYETVLQMSGLRETLAGRPLEISTPLGSVTLPSILLKSIPAQSTGELSLIIKAASGNIPEKLKESAGNRPVLDIDLALDGRRIFSPEGEVTIRIPYQPSSAEMTNPQLISVRKISDEGNIQAVTNARFDAGTGSIVFRTRKFSRYAVVYHKSVFQDMNTFSWAHPAVEVLSAKGIIQGVTETKFAPEALITRGDYILLLTRMLELKAQTAEPFRDIKPSDHYFEAAGAAKALGIASGNGKNTFEAERPVTRQEMAVFAVRALEAAGLLRPEEIQATLSGYTDADEIAPYAKDSVAALAARGILQGKSAERLHPQEAASRAEAAAILYRIYTSIMN; via the coding sequence GTGAACACAAGCAAACGGTCATTTCTGCTGTTCCTGGTAATTACGCTGCTGCTCCCCTTGTCATGGCCAGGCGGTATGGCTCAGGCTGAGGGACCGCCGGCACCGGTGACTTACCCGTCATCTGCAGGCTTCAGTGATACGCAGGGCCACAATGGATGGAGTTATCTGAAGCTGGAGGGGAATGTATACAGTGAGCTTACCGTGTATGATGCCGCCAACAAACGCTGGCAGGCTGCCCCCTCCTCTCCTGTATATCCCTGGATCAAAGCCGGAGAAATGCATCCGGGCAATACAGGGGCTGCTGTCCGTGCCTGGACAGCACCCGGTAACGGAACCGTGGATATCTCCGGCGGTGTCCGCAAAGGGGATAATAACGGCGACGGTATGATTGCCTCCATCAAGAAGAATGATGGAGTGCTCTGGAGCACGCTGATCACCACAAACACAGCTATTGATCCCGTACAGACCTCGGGGATCTCTGTTGCGGCCGGTGACCGTATTACCTTTGAGGCCGGCAAAGGGGGGAACATCAGCAACGACCATACCTTCTGGTCGCCGGTGATTGTTTTTACAGCGGCGAATACTCCCGGTCCGGGTACGGACCCGCCTGAGACAGGCGGATTACAGCTGCCCGTCACGGAATCGGTAAATACAAGAGGCGGCGCGGAACATGAGAATGTCAACCAGATGATGCGGGTTCCTGCGGTAAATGTTCCTGCTTCCGGCAGCCAGTTCTGGGTTAAAGCCCGTCTTAAGGACGGCATCCCTGACCCCGTAAATACCCGCCATGGATATGTAAAAGCGGAGTTATCGGATTATCCGTACGGGGCTGCCGGGTCGGTTACGCTTAATGTGTATCAGACGGCAAGTCTGGCACGTGAAGTTCCGGTAACCTTGTATGGACTACAGGACAGCTTATGGGCCGAGGAGAGCATCACCTGGAACAATGCCCCGCAGGAAGCGGGGAGTCCGCTCGGAACACAGCGTGTCAAGGAACCGGGCTGGTACACCTATGACATTACTGGATTTGTAAACGCTTTATTGATGGCTGGTGCTCCAAATGCTTCTTTCCGTCTGACAGACGATGCCGCTGCTGATTTGAATGCCCAGTTTGCCTCCAGCCGGGCAGCGGATTACAGGCCCTATCTGGAATTTCAAGGCGGAATTGAAGGGACCGCACCTGTAACAGCTGATCCTCCGGCCGGATATGTGGAGCCCGGGACAGCAGTGACGTTATCCACCTTAACATCGGAAGCTGAAATATACTACACGGTAGACGGCAGTGATCCGCGGACTTCAGGCCTGCTGTACAATACGCCTGTTGTTATTACGGAACCATTGACCCTCAAGGCTGTTGCCCGCAAAGCGGGGCTCGCTGACAGCATCATAACCAGCTTTGATTATCAGACCGCTGTGCTGGAGCAGGGGGGCGTAACGAACCTGCCGGACAGCTTCTACAGCCGTCCGGGGCTTGAAACGATGCCCGTCCTGGATTATGCCTCGATGAAAGTGGCTAATGTCAGAGACTTTGGAGCGAAAGGGGACGGCATTACTGACGATAAAGCTGCCTTCGACCAGGCCGTCGATGCCCTGAGTGCCGCGGGCGGCGGAATTGTGTTTATGCCGTCCGGGAGGTATGTGTTTGCTGCCCCGCCGACACCGGAAGCCACTGCTGCCGACCGCAGATTCTGGGACCGCACCGGTGAGCGGGAGCTGCATAATATCCACTTTGTGGGGGAAGGCGAATCCACTATCATCGATTTCCGGAATCCGGGGATTCCGTCGCTGGCATCAGGCCAGTCTTACCATAACACCAACGGTGTGTATACCGGGGGCCGGCCGTACGGCTGGAGGTTTGCCGGAAGCGATTATTCCTTGCGCGGCTTCAGCACCACCTGGTCGCCTCGCATGGATATGAGGTCGATTAACGGCCCGTACAATATCGGGTTGTCCGGACAGAATATTCAGGTTACAGGCCTCAATATAGACCAGGGAGGCATCGGGATTGTTTTTTGGCAGGGCTCCAGGAACATCTGGGCTGTCGGCAATGAGGTAAGGAATACGGGGGCGGACGGCATTCATTTTGCCAACACTGTCAATGTGGTCGCTGCCTATAACTATGTCGAGAACAGCAACGACGATGCGGTCGGGTTTGTCTCGGATGCTCCGGGAAGCAATAACTGGCCGGTCTCCGAGAACAACGCCGCTTTGTACAATACCATTGTCCGGACCACCTGGGGCAGAGGCGTCAGTGCGGGAGGCATTGGCCACCGGATCGAACACAACAGTATTGAAAGCTCCCTGCTGGCAGGGGTGTTCACCAACTCTCTCGGCCAGGGCGGCGTGTCCGGTGTTCCGGTGAAGGATGTATCCATCCGGTACAATACCATTTTGTGGTCAGACCAGAATAACCGCCAGAGCAACAACAATAACCAGAGCTCTGTATACAAAGGTGCAGTGGTGCTGAATAACAACGCGGCAAATACGGCGATTGAGCATAACCGAATATATGGAAATCCGGGCAACGGCATTTTCTTCAGCGCCTGGAGTTCTCCTTTGCAGGGGAAGGATCTGCAGGTGAACGGCAACCGGATTGCCGGATCGGGAGAAGGTGCCATTAAGATCAACAGCAATGCAGTGATTGACGGGCTTGAAGTAAAAGACAATATTCTTCTGGACAATAATGCAAGCGTACTGTTTGGAGGGACCCTGAGCGGAACTCTTGATTACTCCGGCAATAAGGTGAGTCAGCCTACTGTCCCTGTGAAGGCAGGGTTCGATACGGTAACGGAGGCTTCAGAGTTTACGGATGTCTTTGCGGACAAAGCTGCCGAACCAAGCGGAACACAGTGGGAGGAGACTGCCTCGGCGCCGGTAAACGGCGGGATTGTCAATGTCAGGGATTACGGGGCAACAGGTGACGGAACAGGCAATGACCTGCAGGCATTCTACGATGCTCTGGCTGCCATACCTGATGCAGGAGGCGTGCTGTATGTACCCGCCGGAACGTATCTCTTGCAGCCGCTTGAGGGCCGGGACAGCTACCCGTTTACCGCAATCCGCCATCATCTGCTGCTCTCGGGCAGACATAATATCCATATTACAGGAGACGGCGATGCTTCTGTATTGAGGTTCGCTTCAGAAGACCATCAGGGAATCCGGCTGCTGGATGTCAGCGGTGTCTCCATCCGCAATCTGCGCCTGCAGCTTGATGATCAGCCTGCCCAGCGCCATAACCGCTCCCTGCTGGATATCTCTGCGAGTACTAACGTGGTGGTTGACAACGTTACCGCTGAGCGCTCCGGCGGGCCGGGCATTTCAGCGGATGCGTCCACACGCGTATCCATCCGGGACAGTAAGGTTTCGGATTCGGGGACAGCCGGCATTGAGCTGCTGGCCAGCCGCCAAATCGAAGTGACAGGCAGTGTGGTCTCCAACTCCCGTGACAACGGAATTCATGTGAACAAGCTGGGCAGCATTGCCCGCGAGCCGCAGTATATCCGGATCCAGGGCAATGAGATCCGGGGCTCCCGTGATTATGGCGGGATTGGCATTGCCAGCGGCAACTATATTGAAGTGGCAGATAATATCATTTCTGATACGCATCTGGCCGGGGTTCACCTGTACTATACCAGTGAGGCCTATTTTCTTGACCAGGTAAGGGTTACGGGAAATACGCTGCTGAATACAAATAGCGGTCCGGGAACCTATCACTATGGTGCAATTACGGTGCTCAGAAGCATGAGAGGCAACCTGGAGATCTCAGGTAATCATATTGAATCCACTCCATATGCCGGCATAGCCATTGACCAGAGCACACTGTCCAGCCTTAAGCTGGGCACGAACAGCTTCAGCGGAGTGGGCGGTGAACCTGTGCGTCAGAGCGGCTCAACGATCGCCTCTTTTGTGGATCTGGATAAGCAGGTTCATATTGCTTCAGTGACTCCTAAGCCGCTGAACAGCGGTGACTGGTCGGACTGGGCGCTGCTTGTGGAGCTTGAGAACAGCGGAGCCGCACCGGCTGGAGGGTCGCTGCATCTGGATGGGCCGGAACACTGGAAGAATACAGTCGCGGCGGTTCCGTTCGAGGCCCTGGCTCCGGGGGCCCGGACAACGCTGGTAGTCGATGTGCCGGCTCCGCCAAACACCCATGCTGTACCAGCGGAATTGCGGCTGAGCCTGTCCAGCGGTGCGGAAATAAAGACGTCTGCACAGATCAATTTTCTTGCTGCTGCAAAGACCAATGCTGCTCCGGAAATAGACGGGGTGATAGGTGACGACTGGTCAAAAGCAATGCCGTTCCAGCTGAAGCTGCCTTCCCAATATAAGCCGGTAAGCGGCGGAACCGTTCCGTGGGGAGGAGAAGAAGACTTAAGCGCTGCCGGCTTTACCCAGTGGGACGACTCACAGCTCTATGTCGCGGTTGTTGTACAAGACAATATACACAGCCAGCCGAGTACAGACGGCTCTGCCTGGATGGGGGACAGTCTGCAGTTCATGGTGGATCCGGGGAGGGTGAACGGGCCTGGGAGCAGCGGTTACAGTGAGCTGCTCTTTGCCCTACCGGACGCTGGCGGTACAGTGAAATGGCGCTGGTCCGCAGTTTCCGGCAAACAGCCGGGTGAGCTGATCAACACCAGCGCGGCCATTGTAAGAGACGAAGCCAGCCGGACAACCACGTACGAAATAGCGATTCCATGGGAAGAGCTGCTTCCGGCAGAGGCCCCGGCTGTTCCGTCTCTGGCGGGCTTCTCCCTGCTGGTGAACGATGATGACGGTCCCGGCCGGCACGGGTGGCTGGAATATATGAGCGGCATCGGCACCGGCAAAAACCCTAATTTGTTCGGGGAGCTGGTTTTGACCGAAGTCCCCGGTGGACCGGGCAATCCTGGAGGACCCGAGGAGCCGGGCGGACCGGAAGAACCCGGAGGACCGGAGTTCCCTGGGGGACCGGGGAATCCAGGAGGGCCGGAGAATCCTGGAGGGCCGGTGAATCCCGGAGGACCGGGGAATCCTGGGGGACCGGAGAATCCCGGCGGACCGGTGAATCCCGGCGGACCGCAAATCCCTGTTCTTCCTGGTACAGGGGCCGGTTCCAACCCTGCTCAGCCTGCGGTCCCCGGAACGGTCCAGTCTCCGGGAGTGGAGGAAGATGGCACTAATTTGTGGATGGAGCTGATTCCGCAAGGGGATTCTGCTAGCGGTTCAGCCAAGGCAGTGCTGACAGCCGATGCCTTGAAGCATTATATAAGCAGGGCAAAAGCCTCTGCAGCAGTAAGCCTTAGAATTCAGCCGCTAAGCGGAGCGGAGGCCTATGAAACCGTACTGCAAATGTCCGGGCTGAGGGAGACCCTGGCCGGGAGACCGCTCGAGATCAGCACTCCGCTGGGCAGCGTAACCCTGCCTTCGATACTGCTGAAATCCATCCCTGCGCAAAGTACGGGGGAGCTGTCTCTGATTATTAAGGCTGCGAGCGGTAATATTCCGGAAAAGCTGAAGGAGTCTGCCGGTAACCGCCCGGTTTTGGACATCGATCTGGCTCTGGATGGCAGACGAATCTTCAGCCCGGAAGGGGAAGTGACAATCCGTATTCCTTATCAGCCGTCTTCAGCGGAAATGACGAATCCACAGCTTATCTCCGTCCGTAAGATCAGCGATGAGGGAAATATTCAAGCGGTGACTAATGCCAGGTTCGATGCCGGAACCGGGAGCATTGTCTTCCGCACCCGGAAATTTTCCCGGTATGCAGTTGTTTATCACAAGTCCGTGTTCCAGGATATGAATACCTTCAGCTGGGCGCATCCTGCAGTGGAGGTCCTTTCCGCAAAAGGTATAATCCAGGGCGTAACCGAGACCAAATTTGCTCCTGAAGCCTTGATAACGAGAGGCGATTATATTCTGCTGCTTACCCGGATGCTGGAACTCAAGGCCCAAACCGCCGAACCGTTCCGTGACATCAAGCCAAGTGACCACTATTTTGAAGCTGCAGGAGCTGCCAAAGCACTAGGTATCGCTTCCGGTAATGGAAAAAATACTTTTGAAGCTGAGCGGCCTGTTACACGGCAGGAGATGGCAGTCTTTGCAGTGAGGGCCTTGGAAGCCGCCGGACTGTTAAGGCCGGAAGAAATACAGGCAACCTTATCAGGTTATACAGATGCGGACGAGATTGCCCCTTATGCCAAAGACAGTGTGGCAGCCCTTGCGGCCAGAGGGATTTTACAGGGCAAATCCGCTGAAAGGCTTCATCCGCAGGAGGCGGCTTCCAGAGCCGAGGCGGCTGCCATACTGTACCGGATTTACACCTCAATCATGAACTGA
- a CDS encoding voltage-gated chloride channel family protein has protein sequence MAEQWRRFAGRSSYLALWSTFIKWTVLGSIVGVLSGTASAVFLKSLDYVTDIRLEHGWLLFLLPLGGALVSFLYMRYGLNSAKGNNLILEQIGEGKETIPLRMAPLVLFGTLVTHLFGGSAGREGTAVQMGGSLAEGFGRLIRINPLDRKILLMCGISGGFGSIFGTPLAGTIFGLEVIAVGMISHKALLPCFVASFTGDLVASRLWRVHHTHYAVDVFPGIDALVIAKVVIASVIFGLVSMVFSELTHVLKRTFTALFKNPMLKSAVGGLIIIALVYIAGTRDYLGLGLPLISGAFDSDVSPFAFLWKLLFTSITLGTGFQGGEVTPLFAIGATLGNSLAGILYVSGPFLAALGFIAVFSGATNTPIACFIMGIELFGSGGAVYMFIACIVSFLFSGHTGIYTSQRVGVSKSPLISIPEGTTLAAVKSLRKTRPEEQKETSEQ, from the coding sequence ATGGCTGAACAATGGAGAAGATTTGCAGGAAGAAGCAGTTATCTGGCACTGTGGAGTACTTTTATCAAGTGGACTGTGCTGGGCAGTATTGTAGGTGTCTTATCAGGGACGGCGTCGGCAGTGTTCCTGAAAAGTCTCGATTACGTGACAGATATCCGGCTTGAACATGGCTGGCTGCTGTTTCTGCTGCCGCTGGGGGGCGCACTGGTTAGCTTTCTGTACATGCGCTACGGGCTTAACAGCGCCAAGGGGAATAACCTGATTCTGGAGCAGATTGGCGAAGGCAAAGAGACCATACCGCTGCGCATGGCCCCCCTGGTATTGTTCGGGACGCTGGTTACCCATCTGTTTGGCGGCTCGGCGGGCCGTGAAGGGACAGCTGTGCAAATGGGCGGCAGTCTGGCCGAGGGGTTCGGCCGGTTGATTCGAATCAATCCGCTCGACCGGAAAATTCTCCTGATGTGCGGGATCAGCGGGGGCTTTGGCTCTATTTTCGGCACACCGCTGGCAGGGACTATCTTTGGACTGGAGGTTATCGCGGTCGGCATGATCAGTCACAAGGCGCTGCTGCCCTGCTTCGTTGCCAGTTTTACCGGAGATCTCGTGGCGTCCCGTTTATGGAGGGTTCATCATACCCATTATGCTGTGGATGTGTTTCCGGGGATCGATGCACTGGTCATTGCTAAAGTTGTCATCGCCTCAGTGATCTTCGGTCTGGTCAGCATGGTGTTCAGTGAACTGACGCATGTTCTGAAGCGGACCTTTACCGCCCTTTTTAAAAATCCGATGCTGAAAAGCGCCGTTGGCGGCCTGATCATCATTGCACTTGTATATATCGCAGGGACGAGAGACTATCTGGGACTCGGTCTTCCGCTGATTAGCGGAGCTTTTGATTCCGACGTATCGCCGTTTGCTTTTCTGTGGAAGCTGCTGTTCACCTCCATTACGCTGGGAACGGGCTTTCAGGGCGGTGAGGTGACACCGCTATTCGCCATAGGCGCTACGCTCGGAAACAGCCTTGCCGGAATACTGTATGTGTCCGGTCCATTTTTGGCCGCGCTCGGGTTCATCGCTGTGTTCAGTGGAGCGACTAATACGCCAATTGCCTGTTTTATCATGGGGATTGAGCTGTTCGGCTCCGGCGGAGCGGTCTATATGTTCATCGCCTGCATAGTCAGCTTTCTGTTCTCCGGGCATACCGGCATCTATACCTCCCAGCGGGTCGGAGTATCCAAAAGCCCGCTGATTTCCATCCCTGAAGGAACCACATTAGCTGCCGTCAAAAGCCTGCGCAAAACCAGGCCGGAAGAGCAAAAAGAGACTTCGGAACAATAG